In the Sarcophilus harrisii chromosome 1, mSarHar1.11, whole genome shotgun sequence genome, one interval contains:
- the CCL19 gene encoding C-C motif chemokine 19: MRPLLLLSLLLLCLADPAWSGTNDAEDCCLSVTKLIIPRHIVCAYRRLSPENGCRLSAVVFTTQKGHQLCAPPNRPWVKRLIKKLDNPQYNPNCS; encoded by the exons ATGAGACCCCTCCTGCTCCTCAGCCTGCTCCTTCTCTGCCTCGCGGACCCAG CTTGGAGCGGTACCAATGATGCAGAGGACTGCTGTCTGTCTGTCACCAAACTCATCATCCCCCGCCACATCGTGTGTGCCTACCGCCGGCTCAGCCCAGAGAACGGCTGCCGATTATCCGCAGTAGT GTTCACTACACAGAAAGGTCACCAGCTCTGTGCTCCCCCTAACCGGCCCTGGGTGAAACGGCTCATCAAGAAACTGGATAACCCCCAG tACAATCCCAACTGCAGTTAG